In Phaseolus vulgaris cultivar G19833 chromosome 7, P. vulgaris v2.0, whole genome shotgun sequence, the genomic stretch ctctctcactctcactctcactcacACGCAGAGTGTCTATGTGTACATGTTTTTATGAAACAAATGCAAGTAAGGTTTTGAAAAAAGTCTGcaattataagttttttttatgtgtctGCGACCATAGAACAACTTTAGCAGTAATATCAAGATTTTTGTTGTTTGTTTTCGATTAACTGAGTTTCTTGTAAGGTTTCTACTTCTGGTTGGattgtttgtttttcttgtagtatagTAAGGTTTAGGAAAACTGGAAGGAGTGTTGGATCATCTTTAAAGTgttttatatgtattattttttttcttgctgataAAACAAATCAAGgttttttttgttgtgtttgtGACCTTAACACAAACACAATTGTGATCTACATTTACACGCAATTTCAAGGAATTAACTGTGACCCAATTTAAAGCTTAATGCAGGTGTATGTATAGGTTTTGTGATGATGGAGAGTGGATGGAAGGCTGAGGTTGAGATATCACCAAATTGTCCTAGGTGTGGTTCTTCCAACACCAAGTTCTGCTACTACAATAACTACAGCTTAACTCAACCAAGGTACTTTTGCAAAGGGTGCAGAAGGTACTGGACCAAAGGAGGCTCTCTCCGCAATGTCCCTGTTGGTGGTGGCTGCAGGAAAAACAGAAGGGGTAACAAAACCTTGTTGAGACAATCCATTGATGGTTTCACTTTCAAAAGTTCATCATCACCTTGTGGCAATGCCACAGATCATGATAATAAGCCTGTTGGGCATTCTTATGATCCTAGAATAAGGACTTCTGCAGCTTCTAGCTCCTCCCCAGTGGTGAGTGATGCACCAAATATTGATCTTGCACTAGTGTATGCAAGTTTCCTCAACCAAAAGCCCTGTTCTGAATCTGGGATTGAGAGCAATAATCCAGATCAAGTTCAAACAGCTTTTGATCCTTCTCTAGAGAATAATTCAAGGCTATTGAACACAGATGTTTCTGGTCCAAGTACTTTGCCTGAAGAAATTGGTGTTACTGGGTGCTTGGATCTTCCTGAACAACCATCCACACATTCTAATAATAGCC encodes the following:
- the LOC137828509 gene encoding dof zinc finger protein DOF3.5-like, with translation MMESGWKAEVEISPNCPRCGSSNTKFCYYNNYSLTQPRYFCKGCRRYWTKGGSLRNVPVGGGCRKNRRGNKTLLRQSIDGFTFKSSSSPCGNATDHDNKPVGHSYDPRIRTSAASSSSPVVSDAPNIDLALVYASFLNQKPCSESGIESNNPDQVQTAFDPSLENNSRLLNTDVSGPSTLPEEIGVTGCLDLPEQPSTHSNNSQMCYGELNTMQSIQKDGIEQCSSDGGGMNFELPPLPGEVEASHEHHMMWSNSEMMINHDADLLIGNWSPFDLP